Proteins encoded by one window of Salvia splendens isolate huo1 chromosome 14, SspV2, whole genome shotgun sequence:
- the LOC121763936 gene encoding 50S ribosomal protein L27, chloroplastic-like produces the protein MAAVSLSFNLAGAFKGLSIGSSSSSSFFRGDFGLIHMGQNASVMLPMKPPLTIESAHKKGAGSTKNGRDSPGQRLGVKIFGDQAAKAGSIIVRQRGTKFHPGNNVGLGRDHTIFALIDGLVKFEKFGPDKKKISVYPREVQPKNPNSYRARKRESFRLQRERRRARKEIREGIVVQPQLVLASAAEDAAVC, from the exons ATGGCGGCTGTGAGTTTGAGTTTCAATCTGGCGGGGGCGTTCAAAGGGCTTTCCATCGGCTCCAGCTCCTCGTCTTCATTTTTCAGAGGCGATTTCGGTTTGATTCACATGGGGCAAAACGCCTCCGTTATGCTTCCGATGAAGCCGCCGCTGACGATTGAGTCGGCGCACAAGAAAGGAGCTGGAAGCACTAAGAACGGCCGCGACTCGCCGGGCCAGCGGCTTGGAGTCAAAATCTTCGGCGATCAAGCAGCCAAGGCTGGCTCCATTATCGTCCGCCAACGCGGCACCAAg TTTCATCCCGGCAACAACGTTGGGCTCGGTAGGGATCACACTATTTTTGCCTTGATCGATGGACTAGTGAAGTTTGAGAAGTTTGGACCAGACAAGAAAAAG ATTAGTGTCTACCCCCGAGAAGTGCAACCCAAGAACCCCAACAGTTACAGAGCACGAAAGAGGGAATCGTTCAGATTACAACGCGAGCGAAGAAGAGCTAGAAAAGAAATCAGAGAAGGCATTGTGGTTCAACCTCAACTGGTTCTTGCCTCTGCTGCTGAAGATGCAGCAGTTTGTTAG
- the LOC121763862 gene encoding uncharacterized protein LOC121763862, which yields MELQDSGMLSRDQLLYLFDRFDSLISQPEVKTRIADAVNDKQEPVAVTTTIQEEIFMEMGVDPQFGLSCLGKVSLAYEDDRDLIIQFYGFVAKEEIACEEAELGPERFAERTEMLRRLEAEQLEMLKNMRNFQLDDQSAILEKIHQQMENAGFEPDTSLLSVEQIQDIVGRRVTPVFQPI from the exons ATGGAGCTCCAAGATTCAGGAATGTTATCTAGAGATCAACTGCTTTATCTCTTTGATCGATTCGACTCCCTCATCTCGCAGCCTG AGGTGAAGACACGGATTGCTGATGCCGTCAATGACAAGCAG GAGCCTGTAGCTGTAACCACAACAATTCAAGAGGAGATTTTCATGGAGATGGGAGTTG ACCCACAGTTTGGCTTATCTTGCTTGGGAAAAGTGAGCTTGGCTTATGAGGATGATCGAGATTTGATAATTCAGTTCTATGGTTTTGTAGCAAA GGAAGAGATAGCTTGTGAGGAAGCAGAACTTGGACCAGAAAGATTTGCAGAAAGAACTGAAATGCTGCGGCGTTTAGAAGCAGAG CAACTGGAGATGTTGAAGAACATGCGCAACTTCCAGCTGGATGATCAGTCTGCAATCCTTGAAAAG ATTCATCAACAAATGGAGAATGCTGGCTTTGAACCAGACACATCGCTCTTATCAGTCGAGCAAATTCAAGACATTGTTGGAAGAAGAGTGACCCCAGTTTTTCAGCCAATATAG